The genomic interval CAACCGATCTCCGCAACGGGCGATCAGTCGATCAGGTGGTGGGATCCAGCCGCAGCGCGGTATCGCACAGCGCACGCAGTGCCGCTGCGCGCGTTTCGCGCTGCAGGCTGGGCAGATGTGCGTTGAAGGGTCGGAAGTTCATGGTCGTCTGATTCGTCGCTGCCGAACGTGTCGGCTGATGGGCGCGCACATTACCCGTGTTGTTTTCATTGCGCAAGAGGTTTGTCGAATTATTTTTATCGCGTCGATGTCGATCGCGCGCCTTCCTCGGCCGAAAGATTCGCAGTGGCCGGGAAGGCATTTCCAATTCTGGTGTTTTGGTTACTGTGGGCGGCTGCTCAGAGCGGGAAGATTTATCGATGCATCGTCGAATTTTCTCTGGCGATCGCCGCTCTGGCGCAATGCGCGCTGATAGGCTCGCGCTGCGTCTTCCGTCAGCCAGACACTTACTTTCCGGTTGCTGGATGGCGCCTGCGATCAAGTCACTTCCCCGACGGAGTCATCGAAATGAAAATTCGCCTGCATGCCTCTCTGCTCGCATTGCTGCTCGTGCTTCCCGTTGCTTCGGCATTCGCGCAAACCGCGGTCACCGCCAATCCCAACCACCAGCAGCTGCTGCAGGGATCGGATTGGCGTACCGAGGCGAACAAGCGCCTGGTCTACGACTTCTGGCGCATCGTGTTCGAAGCCGGGCACACCGAGTACGCGCCGATGTACATGGCCAAGGACTACATCCAGCACAATCCGACCGTGGCCAACGGCCGCGATGCGTTCCTGCAGTTTCTGACCGCCTTCGTCAAACCGCAGCCGATCAAGCCGCGGGTGCAGCTGCCGCTGGTGGCGATCCTCGCCGAGGGCGATTACGTGACCCTGGTATCGGTGCGCACGCTGCCCGACCCCAAGGACGCGACCAAGACCTATACGACCACCTGGTTCGACATGTTCCGCATCCACAACGGCAAGATCCAGGAGCATTGGGACCCGGCGACCAAGTGACCTCGGCCGCGACGTAGGCCGCCGCGGTGCCGTCGTCGCTGCAGCGGTGCCGCGGCGATGGCGCGGCGCGGCCTGCGCGCAATCGGCCGTCGCGTTGGTGCGTTGGTCCGGCCGGATGCCCTGTGTCCGGGCATGCGCCGCGCAGCAGTGTTCCGCTGCGCGCCGGCCTGGTGTGCCGACGGGGCACGAGGAGGCTAGACTCCAAGGGCGGCCGACGGTCGCGCGCGCCTCCTTCACCAGCCGACATCGCCGCCATGCCCTTCCTCGAACTTCCGACGCATCGCCTGCATTACCGCATCGACGGCAGCGAAGGCCGTCCGTGGCTGACCTTCTGCAATTCGCTCGGCACCGACCTGCACATGTGGGACGCGCAGATCGATGCGCTGGCGCCGTACTACCGGGTGCTGCGCTACGACCGCCGCGGCCACGGCGCCTCCAGCGCCGCGTCTGGCCCGTATCGGATCGAGGCGCTGGCCGGCGATGTGCTGGCGCTGCTCGATGCGCTGTCGGTGGAGCGCACCCATTTCTGCGGCCTGTCGATCGGCGGCCTGACCGGGCAATGGCTGGGCCTCCACGCCGGCACGCGCCTGCATACGCTCACCGTGTGTGCGACGGCGGCCAAGATCGGCAACGAGGACAGCTGGCAGGCACGCATCGCCCAGGTGCAGGCCGATGGGTTGGCGCCGCTGCTGGCCGGCACCCGCGAGCGCTGGTTCACTCCGGCCTTCGCCGAGATGCAGCCGGCAACGGTCGAGGCGATCCTCGCGACCTTCCTGGGCACCGATGCGCAGGCCTATGCGGCCTGCTGCGCCGCAGTGGCCAGTGCCGACTTCCGTGGCGCGCTGGGCGAGATCGACACGCCGCTGCTGGCGCTGGCCGGGCATGACGATCCGGTCTGCCCGCCGGCCGATCTGCAGGCGATCGCCGCGCAGGTGGCGCGCGGCAGCTTCGCCGAGGTGCATGGTCGGCATCTGTGCAATGTGGAATCGCCGCACGCCTTCAACGACGCGCTGCTGCGCTTCCTGTTGCAGTAGCCACGCTCAGGGCGGCGGCACCGGTCGCCGCGCGATCCGCGCGGCCCAGGCTGCTTAACCGCCAATCCTAATCCCGGCTCTCGTCCAGCTGCACGACCAGCTTGCCGAAATTGCCGCCGCCGAGCATGTCGATGAAGGCCTGTGGCGCGTTCTCCAAGCCGCGCACGACATGCTCGCGATAACGCACGCGGCCGTCGGCCAGCCACGCGCCCATCTCGCGCAGGAACTCGGGATAGAGCTTGATGAAGTCGCCGACGATGAAGCCGCGCAGGGTCAGCCGCTGGCGCAATACCTGGCCCATCAGCGCCGCCAGGCGGTCCGGCCCCGGCGGCAGCTCGCCCTTGTTGTTGTAGGTGGCGATGGTGCCGCACACCGGCACGCGTGCGAAATCGTTGAGCAGCGGCAGCACCGCGTCGAACACGTGGCCGCCGACGTTCTCGAAGTAGACGTCGATGCCGTCCTTCGCCGCGGCACGCAGTTGCTCGGCGAAATCCGCGGCGCGATGGTCCAGCGCCACGTCCACGCCCAGTTCCTCGCGCAGGTAGCGGCATTTCTCGGCGCCACCGGCGATGGCGATCACCTTGGCGCCGCGGAGCCGGGCGATCTGCGCCACGCTGGCGCCGACCGGGCCGGTGGCCGCGGCGACTGCCACGGTTTCGCCGCTCTGCGGCTTGCCGATCTCATGCAGGCCTGCATAGGCGGTGAAACCGGGCATGCCGTAGACACCGAGTGCGGTGCTGGGCGGCAGCGGCGATTGCGGGTCGAGCTTGCGCCGCAGGCTGGCGCCGTCGGCGAGCAGATGCGTCTGCCAACCGCCGTTCTGCACCAGCACCAGATCGCCTGGCTTGACGTCGGGGTGATGGGAGTCCAGCACCTCGGCGACGGTGCTGCCGACCATCACCTCGTCCAGTTGCACCGGTGGCGCGTACGAGGGCGCATCGCTCATGCGCCCACGCATGTACGGATCCAGCGACAGCCAGCGGTTGCGCAGCAGCACCTGGCCGGGACCGGGCGCGGCCAGCGGCGCCTGTTCGATTCGGAAATTCTGCGCGGTCGGCGCGCCCTGCGGGCGCGAGGCCAGGACCACGCGGGTGGTATGGGACGCGGTGCTCATACGGTTTCCTTGCTGGCGGTATCCAGTTGCGCGATATCGTCGGTCGACAGCGCCAGGCGCGCGGCGGCCAACAATTGCTGCAACTGCTCGATGCTGGTGGCGCTGGCGATCGGCGCGGCGATGCCGGGACGCGCGATCAGCCACGCCAGGGCGACCTGGGTCGGCGTGGCCGCATGCTTGCCGGCGATGTCGTCGAGCGCGGCGAGGATGCGCAGGCCGCGCGCGTTGAGATAGCGCGCGATCACGCTGTCGCCGCGCGCCTGGCTCTTCGCCGCATCGGCCGGACTGCGGTACTTGCCGCTGAGGAAACCGCGGGCCAGCGCGTAGTAGCAGATCGTGCCCAGGCCCTGCTCGCGCACCAGCGGTTCCAGGCCGGCTTCGTAACCGGCGCGATCGTACAGGTTGTATTCGGGCTGCAACGTCTCGTAGCGCGGCAAGCCGTACTGCGCCGACACCTTCAGCGCTTCGGCCAGGCGTTCGGCGCTGTAGTTGGAGGCGCCGATCGCGCGCACCTTGCCTTGCTCGATCAAGCGTCCGAAGGCGGCCAGCGAGGCTTCCAGCGGCACCGACTCGTCGTCCTCGTGGGCCTGGTACAGATCGATTACGTCGGTCTGCAGGCGCTGCAGCGACTCGTCCACCGCCGCGGCGATATTGTCGGCCGCAAGGCCAGGGCGTTCGGCCCATTTGCCGACCTTGGTCGCGATCAACACCTTGTCGCGCTTGCCGCTGCGTTTGAGCCACTGGCCGATGATGGTTTCCGACTCGCCGCCGCGGTTGCCGGGTACCCAGGCCGCATACGCATCGGCGGTGTCGATCAGGTTGAAGCCTGCTTCGACGAAGGCGTCGAGCAAGGCGAAAGAGGTCTTGGCGTCGGCACTCCAGCCGAACACATTGCCGCCGAAGGCGAGCGGCGCCGCGTGCAGGCCGGAACGGCCGAGTTCGCGCGTGTGCAGCATGGGAGCGCTCCGCTGTGGGGAAGGGCGACAGGATAGTCGCCGCAGGTTTCGGTATCGCGGCGATGGTCGCGAAAACAGCGTTCCGTTTGCGTGATTCGCGCTAACGCGAAGACAACATTCGGCTGTGCGCGTATGCGTGCTAGGCTCGCGTCACACCGACAACGGACGTACGCCATGCGCCTTTGCACCACGCTTGCCTGCGCTTGTACCCTTGCCATCGCCGCGACGCTGGCGATCCCCGCCGCACAGGCGATCAAGCCTGCCGACAGCGCCAGCCTGCCCGCGCCCGATGCGGCCTTGCAGAAGGCCATCGACGGCAGCTGGCGCGACCGCGTCTACGTCGAGCGCGATGCCTATCGCCACCCGGGGCAGACCCTGGCGTTCTTCGGCATCACGCCGACCCAGACGGTGATCGAGATCACCCCCGGCGGCGGCTGGTATTCGGAAATCCTGGCGCCGTACCTGCGCGAGCGTGGTCAGTACATCGCCGCGGTGGTCGATCCGGCGGCGGTGCCCGAAGGGCGCACCCGCGAGTACCAGCAGAAGGCGCGCGCGACGCTGGAGCAGAAGTTCGCCGCCGCGCCGGCGCAGTACGACCACGCCAAGCTGGTGGCGTATTCGCCGACTGCGCCGGTGTTTGGTCCGGCAGGTTCGGCCGATCTGGTGCTGACCTTCCGCAACGTGCACAACTGGCGCATGTCCGGCCAGGCCGAGGGCATGTTCAAGGGCTTCTATGAGGTGCTCAAGCCCGGCGGCGTGCTCGGCGTGGTCGAACACCGCGCCAAGGCCGATGTGCCGGCCGACGACAAGAGCGGTTACGTCGGGCAGGCGCAGGTGATCGCGATGGCCGAGGCCGCCGGCTTCAAGCTGGCCGGCAAGAGCGAGGTCAACGCCAACCCGCGCGACACCAAGGATTATCCCGGCGGCGTGTGGACGCTGCCGCCGAGCAACAGCCACGATGCCGCCGACGACGCCAAGTACAAGGCGATCGGCGAGAGCGATCGGATGACGCTGAAGTTCGTCAAGCGCTGAGAGCGGCCGGCGCGGGGGCGGGAAAAGGAATCCGGCGTGGGAGAATTGCCCGCGTCGCGCGCGGCGCCGAGGCTCGCCAATCCCGAATCCCCACGCTCCCTTCCCCGCTTCCATGCTGATCGCGTTCAACAAGCCGTTCAATGTGCTGTGCCAGTTCACCGATCACAGCGAACCGCCGCGGCGCACGCTGGCCGAGTTCGGCTTGCCCGCCGACGTGTACGCGGCGGGGCGACTGGACTACGACAGCGAAGGCCTGCTGCTGCTCACCGACGACGGGGCGCTGGCGCATCGCTACACCGACCCGCGGCACAAGCAGCCGAAGACGTATTGGGTGCAGGTGGAAGGCGTGCCGCAGCCGGAACAGCTGCAGCGCCTGCGCGATGGCGTGGTATTGAACGACGGCCCCACCGCGCCGGCGCAGGCCAGCGTGCTGGAGACGGCGCCGGACCTGTGGCCGCGCGACCCGCCGGTGCGCTTCCGCAAGACGGTCGCCGATGCGTGGCTGCAGATCGTGCTGCGCGAAGGGCGCAACCGCCAGGTGCGGCGCATGACGGCCGCAGTCGGCTTGCCGACCCTGCGCCTGGTCCGCGTGGCGATCGGCACGCACCGGCTGGACGGGTTGGCGCCGGGCGCGTGGCGGGCGCTGTAAGCCTTCCGGCAACGCCCCCTTGTAGGAGCGGCTTCAGCCGCGACATGGTCTTGCCGAAGACACGGTCTCGCCGGAGTGCCTGTCGCGGCTGAAGCCGCTCCTACAGAACGGAGCAGGCTGATCACCAATCCCGGATCGAGAAGCGCGTACCGCGTTGCGTATCCGCAGGCGTTGGACGATCGCTGTCGCAGCGGCTTCGTGGCCCCGCTGAAAATCGCCGGGACATCGCGTCCTCCGAAGCCCTTAAACGAAAACAGCGGCCGGATACGATCCGACCGCTGTTTTCGAAAGCGCTGCTGTCGTCGCTGTCGCGGCGACACTACGGCAATGCTTATTCTTCGGTGGCGTCCTGCGCGGCCGCGGCACGGCGCGAGCTGCGTGCTGCCGAACGACGGGCGCCGGCGTTGCCGCGCTTGCTGGCGGCGATGCGCTGCGAGTCGCCTTCGATCGGTGCGGTGTTGTCGCGCTGGCGCTTGCGGTAGATCGCGTAACCGAGCAGGCCCACGCCCACCGCCGCGGCGGCGATCGCGATGACCGGATTGCGGCGCACCGCCGTCCGCGCGACCTTGGTGCCGGTCTTCACCGCACCCAGCGCCGCGCCGGTCTTCAGCGCACCCATGGCGGCGCCGGACTGCAACCACTTGTTGGCCTGCGGCCCGATGTGACGGAGGCTGTCGCCGGCATGGCTGGCGAGATCCAGCGCGCGATCGGTGATGATGGTCAGCTTGCTCATGGGCGTCCCTACTGGCAGGAATAAGGGCTGCAGTGTCCCTCGGGTTCCGTATAGACCGTGTTAGCGCGGCGGCGTGGAGTCGTCTGCCGGCTGAATGCGCGGGCGGTTCGGATGCGGCGTGTGCTGCGATTGCCGCAGTGGGGGTCTCTGGAGGGACGGCGTGCCGGTGCTGGCCGCTTTGCCGCACGCGACGCTGGCCGGTCATCGGTCGCGCCGAGCCCGTCGGCCTTCGCCATCCATGGCCAGCCGCGGGTAACGCGGCGCTCGCCGGGATCCGTGCCGGGCGCGCTCGCAGGATCCGGGCAGAAGCGCGGCATGAGGCGGCACGTCCTGCTCGCCGCTGTCGCGCGGCTCCAATGGCTGCGACCCCGCGGCACGGCGGGCAATGCACCGCTCAGGTGCCGCGTGGCTTGGCGCGATGGCTGGCGGTGGCGGTCCACGGATCGTCCGGCCACGGGTGGCGGGGATAGCGGCCCTTCATTTCCTTCTTCACTTCCGGATAGGTGCTGGACCAGAAGTTGCGCAGGTCCTGGGTCACCTGCAGCGGGCGCCCGCCCGGCGAGAGCAGGTGCAGCAGCAGCGGCACGCGGCCGTCGGCGACGCGCGGGGTGTCGGCCAGGCCGAACAGTTCCTGCAGCTTCACCGCCAGCACCGGCGGTTGCGCCTGGCCGGCGTGGTCGAGCGCGTAGTCGATGCGCCGCTCCATGCCCGAGGGCACGCTGATCCGCGTCGGCGCATGCCGATCGACGGCCTGCCGCTGGTCCCATGGCAGCAGCGACTTCAGCGCCTCGCCCAGCTCGTCTTCGCCCAGCGCGTCGAGCCGGGTCTTGCCGGCAAAGGCCGGTCGCAGCCAGCCGTCCAGGGTTTCCAGCAACGCCGCGTCGCCGAGATCGGGCAATCCCAGCTCCGGCATCCATGTGCGCAGTGCGACCACGCGCGCGCGCCACTGGGTCAGCGGCTCGCTCCACGGCAGCGCCTGCAGGCCGAGTTCGCGCACCGCCTCGGTCAGCGCCGCTGCCGCATGCGCCGGATCGACGCGGCCGGCGGGGCGGCTGTCGAGCACGATGCGGTCGAAGCGGGTTTCGCGCAGCGCGCTCAGCGCGCGCCGTTCGGCGTCCCAGCGCACCACGTCCTGCTGCACGAAGCGCTGCGGGAAATCCGCGCGCAGCCGCGCCTCGTCCACCGGCGCGGCGCGCAGCAGCAGCGCGTCCTTGGCTTCGTAGCGCAGTTCGGTGGCGACCAGCCACGGCTCGCCGCGCAGGTCGCTGTGCTCGAACAGGCGTGCGCTGCGGCCGTTGGCCAGCAGATAGCGCAACGGATCGGCCGGATGCCGGGTGGCGATGCGGTCGGGGAAGGCATGGGCGAGCAGGTCGCCCAGTTCGTGCGCTTCCACGCTGTCCGGCGCGGCGGCGTCGCTGCGCAGGCGCCGCCGCCACTGCTTGGCCGCCGCGTCGATCGCGGCCAG from Xanthomonas sp. DAR 34887 carries:
- a CDS encoding aldo/keto reductase, whose protein sequence is MLHTRELGRSGLHAAPLAFGGNVFGWSADAKTSFALLDAFVEAGFNLIDTADAYAAWVPGNRGGESETIIGQWLKRSGKRDKVLIATKVGKWAERPGLAADNIAAAVDESLQRLQTDVIDLYQAHEDDESVPLEASLAAFGRLIEQGKVRAIGASNYSAERLAEALKVSAQYGLPRYETLQPEYNLYDRAGYEAGLEPLVREQGLGTICYYALARGFLSGKYRSPADAAKSQARGDSVIARYLNARGLRILAALDDIAGKHAATPTQVALAWLIARPGIAAPIASATSIEQLQQLLAAARLALSTDDIAQLDTASKETV
- a CDS encoding NADP-dependent oxidoreductase produces the protein MSTASHTTRVVLASRPQGAPTAQNFRIEQAPLAAPGPGQVLLRNRWLSLDPYMRGRMSDAPSYAPPVQLDEVMVGSTVAEVLDSHHPDVKPGDLVLVQNGGWQTHLLADGASLRRKLDPQSPLPPSTALGVYGMPGFTAYAGLHEIGKPQSGETVAVAAATGPVGASVAQIARLRGAKVIAIAGGAEKCRYLREELGVDVALDHRAADFAEQLRAAAKDGIDVYFENVGGHVFDAVLPLLNDFARVPVCGTIATYNNKGELPPGPDRLAALMGQVLRQRLTLRGFIVGDFIKLYPEFLREMGAWLADGRVRYREHVVRGLENAPQAFIDMLGGGNFGKLVVQLDESRD
- a CDS encoding class I SAM-dependent methyltransferase, with the translated sequence MRLCTTLACACTLAIAATLAIPAAQAIKPADSASLPAPDAALQKAIDGSWRDRVYVERDAYRHPGQTLAFFGITPTQTVIEITPGGGWYSEILAPYLRERGQYIAAVVDPAAVPEGRTREYQQKARATLEQKFAAAPAQYDHAKLVAYSPTAPVFGPAGSADLVLTFRNVHNWRMSGQAEGMFKGFYEVLKPGGVLGVVEHRAKADVPADDKSGYVGQAQVIAMAEAAGFKLAGKSEVNANPRDTKDYPGGVWTLPPSNSHDAADDAKYKAIGESDRMTLKFVKR
- a CDS encoding pseudouridine synthase, giving the protein MLIAFNKPFNVLCQFTDHSEPPRRTLAEFGLPADVYAAGRLDYDSEGLLLLTDDGALAHRYTDPRHKQPKTYWVQVEGVPQPEQLQRLRDGVVLNDGPTAPAQASVLETAPDLWPRDPPVRFRKTVADAWLQIVLREGRNRQVRRMTAAVGLPTLRLVRVAIGTHRLDGLAPGAWRAL
- the pcaD gene encoding 3-oxoadipate enol-lactonase — its product is MPFLELPTHRLHYRIDGSEGRPWLTFCNSLGTDLHMWDAQIDALAPYYRVLRYDRRGHGASSAASGPYRIEALAGDVLALLDALSVERTHFCGLSIGGLTGQWLGLHAGTRLHTLTVCATAAKIGNEDSWQARIAQVQADGLAPLLAGTRERWFTPAFAEMQPATVEAILATFLGTDAQAYAACCAAVASADFRGALGEIDTPLLALAGHDDPVCPPADLQAIAAQVARGSFAEVHGRHLCNVESPHAFNDALLRFLLQ
- a CDS encoding nuclear transport factor 2 family protein, which translates into the protein MKIRLHASLLALLLVLPVASAFAQTAVTANPNHQQLLQGSDWRTEANKRLVYDFWRIVFEAGHTEYAPMYMAKDYIQHNPTVANGRDAFLQFLTAFVKPQPIKPRVQLPLVAILAEGDYVTLVSVRTLPDPKDATKTYTTTWFDMFRIHNGKIQEHWDPATK